The window CGGTCCGGGGAGTCGGTGGCGCTGCCACAGCTCGATCCGCGCCGGGACAGTTCAGGCACCCCGGTGATGCTGGCCCCGCAGGTCGTCGGTCACCTGCTGGAACGCGGCTGACCACCGGCCGCCGGTCTAATGCCGGCGGCCGATCACCGACCCCGACCGGTCACCAGCCCAGCGGGGTGGCGGCCAGCCGGCGGTCGTACCAGGCGCGGATCGCGGCGACGGTGTCCGCCGGCAGCGGGCCGTCGGCGGCGCCGGCGATGCTGCTGGTGAGCTGCGCGACCGACCTGGTTCCCGGGATCACCGTCGACACCGCGTCGTAGCTGAGCAGGAAACGCAGCGCACCGGCGAGCACCCCGACGCCAGCCGGCAGCAGCGACCGGAACTCGTCGACCAGGCCGGCGCGCACCGCGACGTCCTCGCGCGACCAGCGGTCCCGGACGCCGGCGAAGACGCTGTCGGCGTGGTACCGGCCGGAGAGCCAGCCGGATTCCAGCGGCACCTTGACGATCGTGCCGGCACCCCGGTCGCGGGCCCGGGCCACCGCCGGCCACGGCTCCTGGTAGAGCGCCGACAACCGGACCTCGAACGCGGTGGACTCACTGGTGGACAGCACCAGATCCAGATCGGCGCTCCAGTCCACCGAAGCACCGTACGCCTGGATGACGCCCTTGTCCCGTAGCCGTTGCAGCACCTCGTAGTGGTCGCTGCGGCTGCCGTCGAGGATCTCCGGTGGCGGGTTGTGCAGCACCACGATGTCGACGTGGTCGACGTTCATCCGGCGGGCGCTGCGCTGCACCGACGCCTCGATCTCGGTGGCCGACCAGTTCTCGGTGCCGTCGGGCAGATAGCCGAACTTGGTGCAGATCACCGCCTCGTCCCGCCGTCGGCCGGCGAGGGCCCGGCCGACGTTGGGCTCGCTGTGGCCGTCCGCGTAGCCCGGTGCGGTATCGATGAAGGTGACGCCGTGGTCGAGTGCGGTGTGTACGATGCGTACCGCCTCGGCCTCGTCCGGCCCGCCCGGCCAGTGCGACGAGCGGCCCAACTGCCAGGCACCGAGACCGATGGCGCTAACCTGCATCCCGGTTGAACCAAAGGGTCGTGTCTGCACGAACGCACCTTTCACCTCGGATCACTGTTGACTGTTCGACAGCGTATCGACATCGATACGCGTGCGTGGCCCCGGCGCGGCTGCCTCGGCCGGCCCTACCGCTGCCGCCGCCCGCCGCCCGGGTCCGGTCCGGTCCGGCCGTACCCGCCAGCCGAGCAGCCCGAGCCCACCGAGCGCCAGCAGCACGTACAGGTTGCTGTAGACCAGCCCGGGCCCGGAGAAGTGCAGGTCCCACCCGCCCGGACTGGCCAGTACCCAACTGGTGCTGCCCACCAGGACCAGCCAGCCGGCGGCGGCCGTGAAGGTCGCCGACCGGCGGCCGTACCACCGTTGGTCACCGACGAGGACCAGCAGCGCCGGCACCCACCACACCCAGTGGTGGTGCCAGGAGACCGGGGAGACCAGCAGCCCGGTGGCGGCGCAGGCGAGCACCGCCAGCAGTTCGTCGCCGGCACGTGCGCAGCGGACCGCGACGGTCATCCCGGCCGCGCCGACCAGCACCGCGACCACCAGCCACGGCAGACCGGGCCGTGGTACGTCCAGCACCCGGGTCACCGCGCCGGACAACGACTGGTTCAGGATGGTCCGAGGGTCGCCGGTGACCCGGTCGGTGTCCAGCAGCCCGCCGGTCCAGAACCAGGTC is drawn from Micromonospora sp. Llam0 and contains these coding sequences:
- a CDS encoding aldo/keto reductase, with the protein product MQVSAIGLGAWQLGRSSHWPGGPDEAEAVRIVHTALDHGVTFIDTAPGYADGHSEPNVGRALAGRRRDEAVICTKFGYLPDGTENWSATEIEASVQRSARRMNVDHVDIVVLHNPPPEILDGSRSDHYEVLQRLRDKGVIQAYGASVDWSADLDLVLSTSESTAFEVRLSALYQEPWPAVARARDRGAGTIVKVPLESGWLSGRYHADSVFAGVRDRWSREDVAVRAGLVDEFRSLLPAGVGVLAGALRFLLSYDAVSTVIPGTRSVAQLTSSIAGAADGPLPADTVAAIRAWYDRRLAATPLGW